One region of Flavobacterium sp. KACC 22763 genomic DNA includes:
- a CDS encoding PKD domain-containing protein, with translation MAQFYFSWRICTLSKKLAFAALLIFLSIFQTNAQNCSVNAGVLNVTICETDALVLTGNNPSPITGTVKWTQISGPAVTINSPTSTSTTVSGYTGGNTYIFRYSATCSDGIVSYQDKVVNVKPITMANAGANITSCPNNNGTLAIIANTPQNTGETGYWEIVGANNAGVVINFPNLATSTISLPATSCGVTTLQWVIEGPEYAPGQRCRTTSQITVTNYGGVKPVSAGPDQTLSNCYTTTQATNLNATYGGCGLNGQNGQWTFVSGPNTPVISNPNANNTGVSNLVEGTYTFRWTVSGACASGNDTVVINVPPATQDVTQLPGGDENIFFCDNTINQVTLVAQTPLYAGETVAWSQVSGDSGAVIVSPTNPTTLVTNIFQGGDPYRFRYTLTNNNTGCIFTKDYIVQYNGPTRTILANNGNDMVGSCNATVFTIPLTVTGTGSNQYRIVSGPPLSPLAPFPTPLTDVGNSLTLTLTAPGEYTVEFVRKQTGALTVECDYGFDTLGILVSGDPTPSNAGTDVSLPCGDTTTVLSGVTTDDGLHFWSQLSGPNTATIADNFAVDTSVSNLISGTYVFQYITKGGGATCGFSVATVTVYVSDSTISNVDAGTNQVVCASSQVPLQAVPPANGEMGTWSQVSGPDTITFSDVNNPNAIASGFATANASYELQWTVSYSHPGPSCGAAVSDTVTISTNNNQAPTTSDAGPNACYTSGTTTFNLSGNSPGFGEYGIWSVQPSAGVVFNDVEDPNTMVTVPGNGTYVFTWSISSRLRTCIPSQSSVSVTVAETPPVASAGPDQEICGNTITMAATQSGGSIGTWSRISGVGNYTISDIHDPNAVFTFSYSGYYIFRWTVDAGICGQAFDDINLTIGLPPHQANAGPDQNICNNSTVTMAGSSYDSFFELGQWSVLTGSPNQPTIVDPSNPNTVINGLIAGTYTFRWTITAKSIFLCQGSFDDVVVVVDPAANAGIDQTYCDVTSVQLVANENSTGIWSLTSTTGNPNDVIITQSPSNSYIANATVVPGNDYVFTFTTNSTTFPNGGTCTGTSDSVNVTIFNGASIDPDAGPDQTLCISDVGGVATMSGNTPPPDVTSFEWRFVYQPAGSVAVIDTPSAPLTTVSNLTVPGLYILEWVFKSNDCRSLSDIVRIEMNAPPSSANAGPDDNVACQTTYKTAAVPPTVGIGTWTFSSQPPGGNAIIDNPNSPVTTLSNINVLGTYVLTWTVSNGPFTNPSLCQPTSDDVSITFNDVPPSIANAGPDQELCDVNTATMNAAPVTSGVGEWTMVSGPNTAGIGSPNSENSLMLGLIPGTYEFKWTVTTAASTSCISEDTVLVTIYDQPSTANAGPDQIRPQFSAINMNAVVPTIGTGSWIQTAGPSTIGFTDPTSPTTAVTGTIPGIYTLQWNVTNGNCAVSSDSMNLTIRAVADLELTKTVTPTTGSAGDVVTFNINVFNNNALGGSSTATNVAIRDFIPLGFALVAGSVNSGGIYNVGDNTITWSGITIPSGSILNLSFKATILPTGGSYVNTAEVIASDQFDPDSTPNNQNPAEDDQDSATVVLDVADLSLRKTVSPNTVSINDNVIFTISVTNSGPNNASGITVSDKLPPGYTYVSDNGAGKYNSLTGIWDVGNLNNGNTLSLQITAKVNVVTSMNDYFNTAEIQTAHQFDPDSTPGNGLPEDDISTAFVSLKQADLELTKSVTPTSAAAGEQVTFTINVLNNGPGNATGVGVKDVIPVGYTLIPGSVSAGGTYQVATATLEWRNLVLPANSNIDLTFNAFVNPLGSYQNVAQVITSDLPDPDSVPNNNIASEDDQDDAEITFIGPSADLSLVKNVVTGNTSPVVGSQVSFELKITNDGPNNATGVQVTDLLPSGFQYVNYSSSAGTYDSTTGIWNVGTVDVGVTESLILDAKVLPAGDYKNIAQVSASNLPDPDSTPNNDDGDQSEDDEDNVVLTPIPPAADLSLTKTVSNATPLVGSLVTFTIITTNSGPQDAAQVQVTDLLPSGYTFATFSATSGTYDSTTGLWTLDILESSESETLQINAIVNPTGDYTNIAEVTNSDTPDPDSTPNNGVPTEDDYGTATTTPIPQSSDLSLVKTVNNAAPLVGSVVTFEVVVTNNGPQDNFGVQVTDVLPSGYTFTGFTVSTGTYDTTTGIWTVGNLVAGDAETLQIVARVNPSGDYLNKAEVTAANLPDPDSTPNNGITTEDDYSEATTVPVPTSADLSLTKTVNNPTPLVGSQVIFSVQITNSGPQEANGVTVTDLLPSGYTYVSYSATTGTYDSTTGLWDVGNMPITDSYTLQITALVNATGNYTNSAEITASSQPDPDSTPNNGVTTEDDYAEATTVPVPTSADLSLTKTVSNATPLVGSQVTFSLQVNNAGPQATDNVTVTDLLPSGYTYVSYSATAGNYIPATGLWTVGNMPVGGAHTLQITAVVNATGNYTNSAEITASSQPDPNSTPNNGVTTEDDYATVTVTPILQSSDLSLTKTVNNTAPLAGSPVTFAVVVTNNGPQDNSGVQITDLLPSGYTYSSFTLSTGTYNPITGLWNIGNLANGESETLQITAIVNASGDYLNIAEVTAANLPDPNSTPNNGIPTENDYATATITPTAQSADLSLTKTVSNSNPLVGSLVTFEVIVTNNGPQDTSGVTVTDLLPNGYTYSNFTISTGTYNPTTGLWTVGNLINGKSETLQILALVNPVGNYVNVAEVTASALPDPDSTPNNGVATEDDYATATVTPNAQAADLSLTKTVNNTTPLVGSLVIFEIIATNNGPQNTTGVEVTDLLPSGYTFANYSATKGTYNATTGKWIIGSFLNGDSQVLRITASVNATGNYTNVAEVTASSLPDPNSTPGNGVPTENDYGTATTSPLGQAADLSLTKTVNNATPLIGTPVTFEIVITNQGPQNTTGVEVTDLLPSGYTFSSFTATKGTYNNTTGKWAIGSLINGDSQTLQLTAIVNASGNYLNTTEVTASSLPDPNSTPNNGVVTENDYASVTTTPTPPMADLSLTKAIVGGNFNPIFGATVTFEVTVKNSGPQTATGVKVIDMLPSGYEYVVYSSTAGQYFDNSGIWEVGTIPNGGSESLLIGAKVNTTGDYLNIAEVYASNELDPDSTPNNNATGEDDISSLLLTPVPAVADLSIEKKVINNILTPAVGSQISFSITVTNSGPSNATGVTIKDVLPSGYDYIFYSSTSGAYNPATGEWSPGIILPGNSHTLILNVFVKSPTGTTDEYLNIAEIMTADQHDPDSTPGNGITTEDDYDSISVSPVIVMADLSIKKTALNQDAIHDVGSTVIFTVTVTNDGPADASGVRVKDLLPPGFTYQTSSPTSGLYNYVTGIWNVGNIPTGTDQSLDIYTTVDKPTGAACEYTNITEVIASNLPDPDSTPNNGVTTEDDYDSLQIKIAVADLSLEKTVSNKNANVNEVVTFTLQLNNDGPSTATGVAVEDLIPLGFKNISNINNGGIFSKDIIKWVDLTVPVGGITLTYEATVANPLGLESTDYVNIAQVTASNQFDPDSTPNNDNGDQSEDDEDSEFINVPSTDIAINKEVDKTDVPMDTQVTFTITAENLGNLTATNVEVQDALPKGYSLVNSAVTSGTYDSKTGIWSIPAINKGTIQTLTLTVKVIDFNDYLNNAHLVKLDQIDTNPANNQDSATVSPNCLKIYNEFSPNDDGQNDFFYIDCIERYPNNQLEIFNRWGNLVYYQKGYKNTWDGKAEGSAKTLPEGTYFYILDLGDGSKKTSGWLYLK, from the coding sequence ATGGCACAATTTTATTTTTCTTGGAGAATTTGCACTTTATCAAAAAAACTGGCTTTTGCCGCCTTGTTGATTTTTCTTTCAATTTTTCAAACCAATGCACAAAACTGTTCTGTAAATGCTGGAGTACTAAATGTTACTATTTGCGAAACCGATGCGTTGGTTTTAACTGGAAACAATCCTTCTCCAATTACTGGCACAGTCAAATGGACACAAATTTCGGGTCCAGCAGTGACTATTAATTCGCCAACAAGCACAAGCACAACCGTTTCAGGCTATACTGGAGGCAATACTTATATTTTCAGATATAGTGCAACCTGCAGTGACGGTATTGTATCTTATCAGGATAAAGTGGTAAATGTTAAGCCTATAACCATGGCCAACGCTGGTGCCAATATTACAAGCTGCCCTAATAACAATGGAACATTAGCTATTATTGCAAACACTCCGCAAAATACTGGAGAAACAGGATATTGGGAAATTGTAGGCGCAAATAATGCTGGGGTTGTAATTAATTTTCCAAATTTAGCTACCTCAACAATTAGCCTCCCTGCAACAAGCTGTGGTGTTACGACACTTCAATGGGTTATTGAAGGACCTGAGTACGCCCCTGGACAGCGCTGTAGAACCACTTCTCAGATAACGGTAACTAATTATGGCGGAGTAAAACCTGTTTCGGCAGGTCCAGATCAGACTTTAAGCAATTGTTACACCACCACTCAAGCAACCAATTTAAATGCCACTTATGGCGGATGCGGACTTAACGGACAAAACGGACAATGGACATTTGTAAGTGGCCCTAATACACCTGTTATAAGCAACCCAAACGCTAATAATACGGGGGTTTCAAATTTGGTTGAGGGAACCTACACATTTAGATGGACTGTTTCTGGCGCTTGTGCTTCTGGAAATGATACCGTCGTAATTAATGTACCACCAGCAACTCAGGATGTAACACAGCTGCCTGGAGGAGACGAAAACATATTCTTCTGCGACAATACTATAAATCAGGTTACTCTGGTTGCACAGACTCCTCTATATGCCGGCGAAACTGTAGCTTGGTCACAAGTCTCTGGTGATAGTGGCGCTGTAATTGTTTCGCCAACAAACCCTACTACATTGGTAACCAATATTTTTCAGGGAGGAGATCCATACCGTTTCCGTTATACCCTTACAAATAATAATACGGGTTGTATTTTTACCAAAGATTACATCGTACAATATAATGGCCCAACTCGAACAATTCTGGCAAACAATGGAAATGACATGGTTGGAAGCTGTAATGCAACTGTTTTTACTATTCCGCTTACTGTAACAGGAACAGGTTCTAACCAATATCGCATTGTTAGTGGGCCTCCGCTTTCTCCTTTAGCTCCTTTTCCTACTCCCTTGACAGATGTTGGAAATTCGCTGACCTTAACACTTACTGCTCCAGGAGAATATACAGTCGAATTTGTTCGAAAACAGACTGGCGCATTAACTGTTGAATGCGATTATGGCTTTGACACTTTGGGCATTTTAGTTTCTGGAGACCCTACTCCATCTAATGCGGGAACCGATGTCAGTCTTCCATGCGGAGATACCACTACTGTTCTTTCAGGTGTCACCACAGATGACGGCCTACATTTTTGGAGTCAGCTTAGCGGTCCTAATACCGCAACAATCGCTGATAATTTTGCTGTCGATACATCAGTTAGTAATCTTATTTCAGGTACTTATGTTTTTCAATATATCACAAAAGGTGGCGGTGCTACGTGCGGATTTTCTGTAGCTACAGTTACTGTTTATGTCTCAGACAGCACAATTAGCAATGTCGACGCAGGAACAAATCAGGTAGTGTGTGCAAGTTCTCAAGTACCCCTACAAGCTGTTCCGCCTGCAAATGGTGAAATGGGAACCTGGAGTCAGGTTTCAGGCCCCGATACAATTACATTTTCAGATGTGAATAATCCGAATGCCATTGCATCTGGTTTTGCGACAGCGAATGCTTCTTACGAATTGCAATGGACAGTTTCTTATTCTCACCCTGGCCCATCCTGTGGTGCGGCAGTTTCTGACACCGTAACTATTAGTACAAATAATAATCAAGCACCTACAACATCAGATGCAGGGCCAAATGCCTGCTATACTTCTGGCACAACTACTTTTAACCTTAGCGGAAATAGTCCAGGATTTGGGGAATATGGAATTTGGTCAGTACAGCCCTCAGCTGGAGTCGTCTTTAATGACGTAGAAGATCCCAATACGATGGTAACCGTTCCAGGAAACGGAACTTATGTTTTTACATGGTCCATTAGTTCGAGACTAAGAACCTGTATTCCTAGCCAAAGCAGTGTATCTGTAACAGTTGCAGAAACTCCTCCAGTTGCTTCAGCTGGTCCTGACCAAGAAATTTGCGGTAATACAATTACTATGGCTGCTACACAAAGCGGTGGATCAATAGGTACATGGTCAAGAATTTCAGGTGTTGGAAATTATACTATAAGTGACATACATGATCCAAATGCTGTTTTTACCTTTTCTTACAGTGGATATTACATATTCAGATGGACAGTTGATGCTGGGATCTGCGGCCAGGCATTTGATGATATTAATCTAACTATCGGTCTTCCGCCTCATCAGGCTAATGCAGGACCAGATCAAAACATTTGCAACAACAGTACTGTAACCATGGCAGGAAGCTCCTATGACAGCTTTTTTGAGCTTGGACAATGGTCTGTACTTACGGGTTCTCCTAATCAGCCTACAATTGTAGACCCTTCTAATCCGAATACTGTAATTAATGGACTTATAGCAGGGACATATACTTTCAGATGGACTATAACGGCAAAAAGTATCTTTTTATGTCAGGGCAGTTTTGATGATGTAGTCGTGGTAGTTGATCCTGCTGCAAATGCAGGAATTGACCAGACATATTGTGACGTTACCAGTGTACAGCTTGTTGCCAATGAAAATTCAACAGGAATATGGTCACTAACCAGTACAACAGGAAATCCTAATGATGTTATAATCACACAATCACCTTCAAATAGTTATATTGCTAATGCAACGGTAGTTCCTGGCAATGATTATGTTTTTACATTTACTACCAATAGCACTACATTTCCAAATGGCGGTACATGTACTGGAACTTCAGATTCTGTAAATGTCACTATTTTTAACGGCGCCAGTATTGACCCAGACGCGGGGCCAGACCAAACCTTATGTATTAGTGATGTTGGCGGAGTTGCCACAATGAGCGGTAATACCCCTCCTCCTGATGTTACTTCGTTTGAGTGGCGATTTGTTTATCAGCCTGCAGGTAGTGTAGCCGTTATTGATACGCCTTCTGCACCATTAACTACGGTTTCAAATTTAACCGTTCCCGGACTTTATATTTTAGAATGGGTATTCAAAAGCAACGATTGCCGCTCTCTTTCTGATATTGTAAGGATAGAAATGAATGCCCCTCCAAGTTCTGCCAATGCAGGCCCTGATGATAATGTGGCCTGTCAGACTACTTATAAAACTGCTGCGGTTCCTCCTACAGTGGGTATAGGAACTTGGACATTTTCTTCTCAGCCTCCTGGCGGAAATGCAATAATTGACAACCCGAACAGTCCTGTTACCACTTTATCAAATATTAATGTTTTAGGCACTTACGTTTTAACATGGACAGTCAGCAATGGCCCATTTACAAATCCTTCTTTATGTCAACCTACTTCAGATGATGTGTCTATTACTTTTAATGATGTTCCTCCATCTATAGCCAATGCGGGCCCTGATCAAGAACTCTGTGATGTAAATACTGCTACCATGAATGCTGCCCCAGTGACATCAGGAGTGGGAGAATGGACTATGGTTTCTGGTCCAAATACAGCTGGAATAGGATCTCCAAACAGTGAAAATTCTCTAATGCTTGGTCTAATACCGGGTACTTATGAATTTAAATGGACCGTCACTACAGCCGCTTCAACTAGTTGTATATCTGAAGATACTGTCTTGGTGACCATATATGACCAACCTTCAACTGCCAATGCAGGACCTGATCAAATTAGACCTCAATTTTCTGCTATTAATATGAATGCGGTTGTTCCAACAATAGGAACTGGAAGCTGGATTCAAACCGCAGGTCCTAGTACAATAGGTTTTACTGATCCTACCAGCCCTACGACAGCTGTAACTGGAACAATTCCTGGCATTTATACACTTCAGTGGAATGTAACAAATGGAAATTGTGCCGTTTCATCAGATTCAATGAATCTTACAATTCGTGCCGTAGCCGATCTTGAATTAACTAAAACTGTAACGCCAACAACTGGTAGTGCTGGCGACGTGGTTACTTTTAACATAAATGTATTTAATAATAATGCATTAGGAGGATCTTCTACTGCTACCAATGTTGCTATACGCGACTTTATTCCGCTTGGTTTTGCGCTTGTTGCAGGATCTGTTAATTCTGGAGGAATATATAATGTTGGAGACAATACAATTACTTGGAGCGGTATAACAATTCCAAGCGGAAGCATTTTAAATTTATCATTCAAAGCCACAATATTGCCTACAGGGGGATCGTATGTCAATACAGCAGAGGTTATCGCATCTGACCAATTTGATCCTGATAGTACGCCAAACAATCAAAATCCTGCAGAAGATGACCAGGATAGCGCTACAGTAGTTCTAGATGTAGCAGATTTATCTCTGCGTAAAACGGTTTCTCCTAATACTGTAAGCATAAACGACAATGTTATTTTTACAATTTCTGTAACGAATAGCGGACCAAATAACGCGAGCGGAATAACGGTTTCAGATAAACTACCTCCAGGATATACTTATGTGAGTGATAATGGGGCTGGAAAATATAATAGCCTTACAGGAATATGGGATGTTGGAAATTTGAATAATGGAAACACACTTTCCTTACAGATTACCGCTAAAGTAAATGTCGTAACATCAATGAATGATTATTTTAATACGGCAGAAATTCAGACCGCACATCAGTTCGACCCAGATAGCACCCCAGGAAACGGACTGCCCGAAGATGATATATCTACAGCTTTTGTTTCTCTAAAACAAGCTGATTTGGAACTTACAAAATCTGTAACACCAACTTCAGCAGCAGCGGGCGAACAGGTTACTTTCACGATTAATGTGCTTAACAATGGCCCAGGAAATGCAACAGGAGTCGGCGTAAAAGATGTTATTCCTGTAGGTTATACACTTATTCCGGGATCGGTATCTGCTGGAGGCACCTATCAAGTTGCTACGGCTACACTTGAATGGAGAAACCTAGTATTACCTGCAAACTCAAATATTGATCTTACTTTTAATGCTTTTGTTAATCCTTTGGGAAGCTATCAGAATGTCGCTCAAGTTATAACCAGCGATTTACCAGACCCTGACAGTGTCCCTAATAACAATATTGCTTCTGAAGATGATCAGGATGATGCTGAAATCACTTTTATCGGCCCTTCTGCCGACTTATCTTTAGTCAAAAATGTAGTTACAGGCAATACAAGTCCTGTGGTTGGCAGTCAAGTTTCGTTTGAGCTTAAAATAACAAATGACGGCCCAAATAATGCAACTGGAGTGCAGGTAACTGATTTATTGCCTTCTGGCTTTCAGTACGTAAATTATAGTTCGTCTGCTGGAACATACGACAGTACTACTGGAATTTGGAATGTTGGTACAGTTGATGTTGGTGTTACAGAATCACTTATTCTAGATGCAAAAGTATTGCCAGCAGGAGATTACAAAAATATAGCGCAAGTTTCGGCAAGTAACCTTCCTGATCCAGACAGTACGCCTAATAATGACGATGGCGATCAGAGCGAAGATGATGAAGATAATGTGGTTTTAACTCCTATACCTCCAGCAGCTGATTTATCATTAACAAAAACAGTAAGCAATGCTACCCCTCTTGTTGGTTCTCTAGTAACGTTTACTATTATCACTACAAACAGTGGCCCTCAAGATGCTGCTCAAGTTCAAGTAACTGATTTACTGCCTTCTGGTTATACTTTTGCTACTTTTAGTGCAACAAGCGGAACATATGACAGTACAACTGGTCTTTGGACACTTGATATATTAGAAAGCAGTGAGTCTGAAACATTACAGATAAATGCTATAGTTAATCCAACAGGAGATTATACCAATATAGCAGAAGTTACCAATAGTGACACTCCAGATCCTGACTCGACACCAAATAATGGAGTGCCAACAGAAGATGATTATGGAACAGCAACCACTACTCCAATTCCGCAGTCTTCAGATTTATCTTTAGTTAAAACTGTTAATAACGCTGCCCCACTAGTAGGCTCAGTGGTTACTTTTGAAGTTGTGGTAACCAATAATGGCCCACAAGATAACTTTGGCGTACAGGTAACAGATGTGCTTCCGTCTGGCTATACTTTTACTGGATTTACGGTTTCTACTGGAACTTACGATACCACAACAGGAATATGGACTGTTGGTAATTTGGTTGCTGGTGACGCAGAAACACTTCAAATTGTGGCAAGAGTAAATCCGAGTGGCGATTACCTGAATAAAGCAGAAGTAACCGCAGCAAATCTTCCTGATCCTGACTCCACTCCAAACAACGGAATCACTACAGAAGATGATTATTCAGAAGCTACAACAGTGCCAGTTCCGACATCTGCAGATTTATCATTAACTAAAACTGTAAATAATCCTACTCCACTTGTGGGATCTCAGGTAATCTTCAGCGTCCAAATAACCAATTCTGGTCCTCAGGAAGCCAATGGCGTAACAGTTACCGATTTATTGCCTTCTGGATATACTTATGTATCATACAGCGCAACAACAGGAACTTATGATTCTACAACAGGGCTTTGGGATGTTGGAAATATGCCAATTACAGATTCTTATACTTTACAGATAACGGCTTTAGTTAATGCAACAGGAAACTACACTAATAGTGCAGAAATCACGGCCAGCAGCCAGCCTGACCCAGATTCTACTCCAAATAATGGAGTGACTACAGAAGATGATTATGCTGAAGCAACCACAGTTCCTGTTCCAACATCGGCAGATTTATCATTAACTAAAACAGTAAGTAATGCTACACCTCTTGTGGGCTCACAAGTAACTTTTAGCCTTCAGGTAAACAATGCAGGACCACAGGCTACAGACAATGTAACTGTAACCGATCTACTGCCTTCTGGTTATACTTATGTATCATACAGTGCGACAGCAGGAAACTATATCCCTGCTACAGGACTTTGGACTGTTGGAAATATGCCAGTTGGAGGAGCTCATACTTTACAAATAACAGCAGTTGTCAATGCAACTGGAAATTATACCAATAGTGCAGAAATAACAGCTAGCAGTCAGCCCGATCCTAATTCTACACCAAATAACGGTGTTACAACAGAAGACGATTATGCGACAGTAACTGTTACTCCTATATTACAATCTTCTGACTTATCTTTAACCAAAACGGTAAACAATACGGCTCCGCTAGCTGGTTCGCCGGTTACTTTTGCTGTTGTTGTGACCAATAACGGACCACAGGACAACTCAGGAGTTCAAATAACCGACTTATTACCTTCTGGTTATACTTATAGCAGTTTCACTCTTTCAACAGGAACTTATAATCCGATTACAGGATTGTGGAACATTGGTAATTTAGCAAACGGAGAATCTGAAACCCTGCAAATTACAGCCATCGTAAATGCATCAGGAGATTATCTAAATATTGCCGAAGTCACTGCGGCTAATCTTCCTGACCCTAATTCTACTCCAAATAATGGAATTCCTACGGAAAATGATTATGCTACAGCAACTATTACTCCAACAGCGCAATCTGCAGATTTATCATTGACCAAAACAGTAAGCAATAGTAATCCGCTAGTTGGCTCTTTAGTAACTTTTGAAGTGATTGTAACCAATAACGGACCTCAAGACACATCAGGGGTAACAGTTACAGATTTGCTTCCAAATGGTTATACATATTCTAACTTCACCATTTCTACAGGAACCTATAATCCCACAACTGGATTATGGACAGTTGGTAATTTGATTAACGGAAAATCAGAAACCTTACAGATTTTAGCTCTAGTAAATCCAGTAGGAAACTATGTAAATGTGGCGGAAGTGACTGCAAGTGCGCTTCCAGATCCTGACTCAACTCCTAACAATGGGGTTGCTACAGAAGACGATTATGCAACGGCAACAGTCACTCCAAATGCTCAAGCTGCAGATTTATCTTTAACTAAGACAGTAAACAATACTACTCCACTAGTAGGATCTCTTGTTATTTTTGAAATAATTGCAACAAACAATGGTCCTCAAAATACTACTGGAGTCGAAGTAACCGATTTATTGCCTTCTGGCTATACTTTTGCTAATTATAGCGCTACAAAAGGAACTTATAATGCCACAACAGGGAAATGGATAATTGGTTCATTCTTAAATGGAGATTCACAAGTACTTCGCATAACCGCTAGCGTAAATGCTACAGGAAATTATACAAATGTGGCTGAAGTAACAGCTAGCAGTCTTCCAGATCCAAATTCAACTCCAGGTAATGGCGTTCCTACTGAAAATGATTACGGTACAGCTACCACTTCTCCTTTAGGGCAAGCGGCAGATTTATCTTTAACCAAAACAGTGAATAATGCAACGCCATTAATTGGAACTCCAGTTACATTTGAAATAGTTATAACCAATCAAGGACCGCAAAATACAACAGGTGTTGAAGTAACAGATTTGCTTCCTTCAGGATATACATTCTCTAGTTTTACAGCAACAAAAGGAACTTATAACAATACAACTGGAAAATGGGCTATTGGTTCATTAATAAATGGAGATTCACAAACTCTTCAATTGACAGCCATTGTAAATGCTTCTGGGAATTATTTAAATACAACAGAAGTGACCGCAAGCAGTCTTCCCGATCCAAATTCAACACCAAATAACGGGGTTGTTACAGAGAATGATTATGCCAGCGTCACAACTACTCCGACACCTCCAATGGCTGACCTGTCACTTACAAAAGCAATTGTAGGTGGTAACTTCAATCCAATATTTGGTGCTACTGTTACTTTTGAAGTAACAGTAAAAAACAGCGGGCCACAAACTGCAACTGGGGTAAAAGTAATCGATATGCTGCCTAGCGGTTACGAATACGTAGTATACAGTTCAACAGCTGGACAATATTTTGATAACTCCGGAATCTGGGAAGTGGGAACAATACCTAATGGAGGATCAGAATCTTTGTTAATTGGGGCAAAAGTAAATACAACAGGCGATTATCTAAACATCGCTGAAGTTTACGCATCCAATGAATTAGATCCAGATTCGACACCAAATAATAATGCCACTGGCGAAGACGATATTAGTTCATTACTATTGACACCAGTTCCTGCAGTGGCTGATCTTTCTATTGAGAAAAAAGTAATTAACAACATACTTACTCCTGCAGTAGGTTCGCAGATATCATTCTCGATTACAGTAACCAATTCAGGTCCTAGCAATGCCACAGGTGTAACTATAAAAGATGTATTGCCTTCTGGGTATGACTACATTTTCTATAGTTCAACTTCAGGAGCTTATAATCCTGCAACTGGCGAATGGTCGCCTGGAATTATACTGCCTGGAAATAGCCATACTTTGATTTTAAATGTTTTTGTAAAAAGTCCAACAGGCACTACAGACGAATATTTAAATATTGCCGAAATCATGACCGCAGATCAGCATGATCCGGATAGTACACCAGGCAATGGAATTACGACTGAGGATGATTATGATAGTATTTCTGTTTCACCAGTAATTGTAATGGCAGATTTATCCATTAAAAAAACAGCTCTTAATCAAGATGCCATTCATGATGTAGGCTCAACGGTAATTTTTACAGTTACCGTTACTAATGATGGGCCTGCAGATGCATCTGGCGTAAGAGTCAAAGACTTGCTGCCTCCAGGATTTACTTATCAAACAAGTAGCCCTACAAGCGGTTTATACAACTACGTCACAGGTATTTGGAATGTCGGAAATATTCCTACCGGAACAGATCAGTCACTAGATATTTATACGACAGTAGATAAGCCAACGGGCGCAGCGTGCGAATACACAAATATAACCGAGGTTATTGCCAGTAACCTGCCCGATCCTGATTCGACTCCAAATAACGGAGTTACAACAGAAGATGATTATGACAGTTTACAAATCAAAATTGCCGTTGCCGATTTAAGTTTAGAAAAAACAGTCAGCAACAAAAACGCCAATGTAAACGAAGTTGTTACATTTACACTTCAGCTTAATAATGACGGGCCAAGCACTGCTACCGGTGTGGCTGTTGAAGACTTGATACCGCTTGGATTCAAGAATATTTCGAATATCAATAATGGAGGTATCTTCAGCAAAGACATTATAAAATGGGTCGATTTAACCGTTCCTGTAGGTGGTATTACACTAACGTACGAGGCAACTGTAGCCAACCCACTTGGCCTAGAAAGTACTGATTATGTTAATATTGCACAAGTAACTGCCAGCAATCAATTTGATCCAGATTCAACTCCAAATAATGATAACGGAGACCAAAGCGAAGACGATGAAGATTCTGAATTTATCAATGTTCCTTCTACAGATATAGCCATCAATAAAGAAGTCGATAAAACAGATGTTCCTATGGATACTCAAGTAACTTTTACCATAACAGCAGAAAATTTAGGCAATTTAACTGCAACAAACGTAGAAGTTCAAGATGCATTGCCTAAAGGATATTCATTAGTAAACTCAGCGGTAACTTCTGGAACTTACGATTCTAAAACAGGAATCTGGAGCATTCCAGCGATTAATAAAGGGACTATTCAAACATTAACACTAACTGTTAAGGTTATTGATTTTAATGATTATTTGAATAATGCTCATTTGGTTAAACTAGATCAGATAGACACCAATCCAGCAAACAATCAGGATAGCGCTACCGTTTCGCCAAACTGTCTAAAAATCTATAATGAGTTTTCACCAAATGACGACGGCCAAAACGATTTCTTCTACATTGATTGTATTGAAAGGTATCCAAATAATCAGCTGGAAATCTTTAACCGCTGGGGTAATCTGGTTTACTACCAAAAAGGCTATAAAAATACTTGGGATGGAAAAGCGGAAGGTTCTGCCAAAACGCTTCCTGAAGGCACCTATTTCTATATCCTTGATTTAGGAGACGGATCTAAAAAAACCTCTGGATGGCTTTACCTCAAATAA